ATGGAGCCTCACTACTGGCAATATACCCTTTGGATTCTAAAACAGATGTACTCATTGTCAATCTCTCCTTTGTATATGTTGCTCTCCACATCCACTCTAACACTCTATCTTGCAGACAGAACTTCCTGCTCATAACGCTTCACTTCAGCCAGCCATTGCTCACGAACGGGTGTATCTTGCGATGCACAATAATAATCCCACACGGCTCCAAACGGATACGATTTGAATTCTTCCACCAACGCTAGTCGTGAAGTGTAATCACCAAGCCGCTCGATTCGCTTCAATTCTTCCACCGGTTCGAGCATTGCGCGAAGTAACGCCTTAATGGTATTACGTGTACCAATCACCCAAGCAGCGATATGATTAATACTGCCATCAAAGAAATCAAGTCCGACATTCGTTCGGGAGAGTAAATCCCCACGTACCAATTCACGGGCGATTTCTAGCAGCTCGTCATCCATAGTTACAACGTGGTCACTGTCCCAACGGACGGGTCTGCTTACATGCAGCAGCAGCTGCTCACTAAACATAAGAATCGAAGATAGCTTATTTGAGATCATCTCAGTAGGATGGAAATGTCCGGCATCCAAACAGATGGCTTTGCCGCGAGTTAAACCATAGCCCATATAGAACTCATGTGAACCAACCACATAACTCTCAGAACCGATTCCGAACAATTTACTTTCTACAGCATCAATATTATAAAGAGGATTTATTTCCACACTAAAAATCTCATCCAGTGACTCCTTTAACCGCACTCTTGGACCTAAACGATCAACTGGTGTATCTTTATATCCGTCTGGTACCCAAAAGTTAGTCACGCACGGTTGACCCAGTTCTTTACCAAAATGCGCGGCAATCGTCCGAGAAGCCTTACAATGCTTAATCCAGAAGTTACGAATCTCATCGTCCGAGTGACTTAGCGTAAAACCGTCTGCAGCTTTAGGATGTGAGAAGCAAGTAGGATTAAAATCAAGACCCAGCCCCTGCTCCTTCGCCCAGTCTACCCAAGATTGGAAATGGCGTGGCTCCAATTCATCTAAATCAACTTTTTCATCTGTATCTGCATAGATCGCATGTAAATTTACTTTATGCTTGCCTGGAATGAGGGATAGTGCCTTTTCTAAATCTTGGCGCAATTGATCTGGCGTGCCAGCTCGACCGGGATAACTTCCTGTTACTGCTATTCCCCCGCTTAGTTCTTTATCTTTAAAAAGAAACCCTTGTACATCATCGCCCTGCCAGCAATGGATGGAAATCTTAATTTGCGCGAGCCGCTCCAGCACTTTCTCCACATCAATCCCATGGGCTGCGTATAATTTTTTGGCTTCATTATAGCTAGTGATAATACTCTGATCCATGCTGTAGTTCCTCCTAAAATCATATAGCGTAAGTTTAATTAGATTTGATGTTGTATTTTGGACAACTGAAGCTCTTTCCAGCGAATTAGAATGTCTTCAAGATGGGCGGTCGGGCGCGGTGTATACGCCTTTATCTCAAATGATTCGGCGATAATATCTCTTGCTTCATTAATATCAGTTATGCTTCCCGTGCTAATCATCTGCACCACTATATTACCAAGTGCTGTGGATTCCGTTGGGCCAGCCTTAACTTCTCTGCCTATAACATCAGCAGTCAGTTGGCATAACAGGCTGTTGTTAGCACCCCCACCCACAATTTGCAGAACCTCGATTCGGCTTTCTAATAGTTCTTCTAGTTCTTCCAAGTAAGTAAGGTACGATAATGCTAAGCTGTCAAAAATACAGCGAGCCAACTGACCTGGCGTCTCAGGAACAGGCTGCCCGCTCTCTGCGCAGGCATTACGAATCTCTTCTATCATATTTGAAGGATTGA
This genomic stretch from Paenibacillus sp. FSL H7-0737 harbors:
- the rhaA gene encoding L-rhamnose isomerase, with the translated sequence MDQSIITSYNEAKKLYAAHGIDVEKVLERLAQIKISIHCWQGDDVQGFLFKDKELSGGIAVTGSYPGRAGTPDQLRQDLEKALSLIPGKHKVNLHAIYADTDEKVDLDELEPRHFQSWVDWAKEQGLGLDFNPTCFSHPKAADGFTLSHSDDEIRNFWIKHCKASRTIAAHFGKELGQPCVTNFWVPDGYKDTPVDRLGPRVRLKESLDEIFSVEINPLYNIDAVESKLFGIGSESYVVGSHEFYMGYGLTRGKAICLDAGHFHPTEMISNKLSSILMFSEQLLLHVSRPVRWDSDHVVTMDDELLEIARELVRGDLLSRTNVGLDFFDGSINHIAAWVIGTRNTIKALLRAMLEPVEELKRIERLGDYTSRLALVEEFKSYPFGAVWDYYCASQDTPVREQWLAEVKRYEQEVLSAR